One genomic region from Gossypium hirsutum isolate 1008001.06 chromosome D13, Gossypium_hirsutum_v2.1, whole genome shotgun sequence encodes:
- the LOC107918433 gene encoding chitin-inducible gibberellin-responsive protein 1 isoform X2: protein MIYTSQELDSALREPDRDKDVTTPSVSRPRETGPRSRTWSQESQGSLVLQPQTSFVSRHRQSAEAVHVEKRQKAIEDLSLHGIPPGNLRQLLIACAKALSENKMDEFDELIAKAKDAVSIAGEPIQRLGAYMVEGLVARKEASGSNIYRALRCREPEGKELLSYMHILYEICPYLKFGYMAANGAIAEACRNEDHIHIIDFQIAQGTQWVTLLQALAARPGGAPRVRITGIDDPVSKYARGGGLEAVGRRLSALSEKFNIPVEFHGVPVFAPDVTRDMLSLRPGEVLAVNFPLQLHHTPDESVDVNNPRDGILRLVKSLSPKVTTLVEQESNTNTAPFLPRFIETLEYYLAIFESIDETLPRDRKERINVEQQCLARDIVNIIACEGKERVERHELLGKWKSRLTMAGFRQYPLSSYVNSVIRSLLRCYSKHYTLVEKDGAMLLRWKDRNLISASAWHCNN, encoded by the coding sequence ATGATATACACTTCGCAGGAACTAGATAGCGCACTCAGGGAGCCGGACAGGGATAAAGATGTAACAACCCCAAGTGTTAGTAGACCACGGGAAACAGGCCCGCGGTCTAGGACATGGAGTCAGGAGTCCCAAGGTTCTTTGGTGCTTCAGCCTCAAACATCCTTTGTCTCTAGGCATCGGCAGTCAGCTGAAGCTGTTCATGTTGAGAAACGTCAGAAAGCGATAGAGGATTTGTCTTTGCATGGTATTCCGCCAGGCAATCTGAGGCAGTTGTTGATTGCATGTGCTAAAGCACTCTCCGAAAACAAGATGGATGAATTTGATGAGTTGATTGCAAAGGCTAAGGATGCTGTGTCTATTGCTGGAGAACCAATCCAACGTCTTGGTGCTTACATGGTAGAAGGGTTGGTTGCAAGGAAGGAAGCATCGGGGTCTAACATATATCGTGCCCTTCGTTGCAGAGAGCCTGAAGGCAAGGAGTTGCTTTCCTACATGCATATCCTGTATGAAATTTGCCCGTATTTGAAGTTCGGCTACATGGCAGCCAATGGGGCCATTGCTGAAGCATGCAGAAATGAAGATCACATCCACATTATTGATTTCCAGATTGCTCAGGGGACACAATGGGTGACTCTCTTGCAAGCACTTGCAGCCAGACCAGGTGGAGCTCCTCGTGTCCGGATTACAGGAATTGATGATCCTGTCTCGAAATACGCTCGTGGTGGTGGATTGGAAGCTGTTGGAAGGCGTTTGTCAGCACTATCTGAAAAGTTCAATATTCCAGTTGAGTTTCACGGAGTGCCAGTTTTCGCCCCAGATGTCACAAGGGACATGCTTAGTCTCAGGCCTGGGGAGGTTCTGGCTGTCAACTTCCCGCTGCAGCTCCATCACACCCCTGACGAGAGCGTTGACGTGAACAACCCTAGGGACGGGATTCTACGACTGGTGAAGTCACTTTCTCCCAAGGTTACCACATTAGTAGAACAAGAATCAAACACAAACACGGCCCCTTTCCTCCCCAGGTTTATCGAGACTCTAGAGTACTACTTAGCAATATTTGAGTCCATCGACGAGACACTTCCAAGGGACAGAAAAGAAAGAATCAACGTAGAGCAGCAATGCCTAGCCAGGGATATTGTGAATATCATTGCTTGCGAGGGAAAGGAGAGAGTGGAACGCCACGAGCTGTTGGGAAAATGGAAGTCCAGGCTAACAATGGCCGGATTCCGACAATACCCATTAAGCTCATATGTGAATTCAGTGATAAGAAGCCTACTGAGGTGTTACTCTAAACACTATACACTGGTGGAGAAGGATGGTGCTATGTTGTTGAGATGGAAGGATCGGAACCTTATATCGGCTTCTGCTTGGCATTGCAACAACTGA
- the LOC107918433 gene encoding chitin-inducible gibberellin-responsive protein 1 isoform X1 translates to MDSHQLFGLSNSTCYSTISSIRNRLFSSSKSDIGNSPNSLFSTKFDCYTYTTPSDSQEQHSSTDKLSGPSPSCNSSLESNNYFHPLSPSLNCRGESLPLYSGGSSYTQYANLSHQMIYTSQELDSALREPDRDKDVTTPSVSRPRETGPRSRTWSQESQGSLVLQPQTSFVSRHRQSAEAVHVEKRQKAIEDLSLHGIPPGNLRQLLIACAKALSENKMDEFDELIAKAKDAVSIAGEPIQRLGAYMVEGLVARKEASGSNIYRALRCREPEGKELLSYMHILYEICPYLKFGYMAANGAIAEACRNEDHIHIIDFQIAQGTQWVTLLQALAARPGGAPRVRITGIDDPVSKYARGGGLEAVGRRLSALSEKFNIPVEFHGVPVFAPDVTRDMLSLRPGEVLAVNFPLQLHHTPDESVDVNNPRDGILRLVKSLSPKVTTLVEQESNTNTAPFLPRFIETLEYYLAIFESIDETLPRDRKERINVEQQCLARDIVNIIACEGKERVERHELLGKWKSRLTMAGFRQYPLSSYVNSVIRSLLRCYSKHYTLVEKDGAMLLRWKDRNLISASAWHCNN, encoded by the coding sequence ATGGATTCGCACCAGCTTTTCGGCCTATCCAACTCAACCTGTTATTCAACTATTTCTTCAATACGTAATAGGCTGTTTAGTTCTTCGAAATCTGACATAGGAAACTCACCCAATTCGCTCTTTTCGACTAAATTTGATTGTTATACCTACACCACACCGAGTGACAGCCAAGAGCAGCATAGTTCCACAGATAAGCTCTCAGGACCCAGCCCTTCTTGTAACTCTTCACTTGAGTCTAACAATTATTTCCATCCCTTGAGTCCTTCTCTAAACTGCAGGGGCGAAAGCTTACCACTCTATTCTGGTGGAAGTTCTTATACACAATATGCAAACTTGAGCCACCAAATGATATACACTTCGCAGGAACTAGATAGCGCACTCAGGGAGCCGGACAGGGATAAAGATGTAACAACCCCAAGTGTTAGTAGACCACGGGAAACAGGCCCGCGGTCTAGGACATGGAGTCAGGAGTCCCAAGGTTCTTTGGTGCTTCAGCCTCAAACATCCTTTGTCTCTAGGCATCGGCAGTCAGCTGAAGCTGTTCATGTTGAGAAACGTCAGAAAGCGATAGAGGATTTGTCTTTGCATGGTATTCCGCCAGGCAATCTGAGGCAGTTGTTGATTGCATGTGCTAAAGCACTCTCCGAAAACAAGATGGATGAATTTGATGAGTTGATTGCAAAGGCTAAGGATGCTGTGTCTATTGCTGGAGAACCAATCCAACGTCTTGGTGCTTACATGGTAGAAGGGTTGGTTGCAAGGAAGGAAGCATCGGGGTCTAACATATATCGTGCCCTTCGTTGCAGAGAGCCTGAAGGCAAGGAGTTGCTTTCCTACATGCATATCCTGTATGAAATTTGCCCGTATTTGAAGTTCGGCTACATGGCAGCCAATGGGGCCATTGCTGAAGCATGCAGAAATGAAGATCACATCCACATTATTGATTTCCAGATTGCTCAGGGGACACAATGGGTGACTCTCTTGCAAGCACTTGCAGCCAGACCAGGTGGAGCTCCTCGTGTCCGGATTACAGGAATTGATGATCCTGTCTCGAAATACGCTCGTGGTGGTGGATTGGAAGCTGTTGGAAGGCGTTTGTCAGCACTATCTGAAAAGTTCAATATTCCAGTTGAGTTTCACGGAGTGCCAGTTTTCGCCCCAGATGTCACAAGGGACATGCTTAGTCTCAGGCCTGGGGAGGTTCTGGCTGTCAACTTCCCGCTGCAGCTCCATCACACCCCTGACGAGAGCGTTGACGTGAACAACCCTAGGGACGGGATTCTACGACTGGTGAAGTCACTTTCTCCCAAGGTTACCACATTAGTAGAACAAGAATCAAACACAAACACGGCCCCTTTCCTCCCCAGGTTTATCGAGACTCTAGAGTACTACTTAGCAATATTTGAGTCCATCGACGAGACACTTCCAAGGGACAGAAAAGAAAGAATCAACGTAGAGCAGCAATGCCTAGCCAGGGATATTGTGAATATCATTGCTTGCGAGGGAAAGGAGAGAGTGGAACGCCACGAGCTGTTGGGAAAATGGAAGTCCAGGCTAACAATGGCCGGATTCCGACAATACCCATTAAGCTCATATGTGAATTCAGTGATAAGAAGCCTACTGAGGTGTTACTCTAAACACTATACACTGGTGGAGAAGGATGGTGCTATGTTGTTGAGATGGAAGGATCGGAACCTTATATCGGCTTCTGCTTGGCATTGCAACAACTGA